The Pseudovibrio sp. Tun.PSC04-5.I4 DNA segment GGAGCCAGCAGATGAAAGCGCTCATCGAGGCGTTCGAAAAGCCTGCTGCTCCTGAAGGTGAAGCCGCCTCAAACGAGACCAGCGCAGCGCATCCTTGCGAGGTCGAACCAAAGCCCATGAAAGACCAGAAATCCGCCCTTGGTGGGAAGAAGACTCCCGGCAGGTCGGAACTAAAGTTCCGACACATAAATACAAACAATACAAAACAAACACTTTCTAACGAAAGAAGTAATAGGCGGGCATTGCCTCACGGCAATGACTTGAAAGTTCTACTGGCCGCTAACGCGGAAATGGCTTTTGAGAAAGTTGCGCGTGAAAGCACCGCTCCTGCAGGTCAACACCTGAAGGAGCTTGAGGGCATGTCCGCACGAGGCCCCCTGCCCTCCCCTTTGTCGCCATCAGGTCAAGAAACCTTCTGCAATTCTGGTATCGAGCATATCACCCTCAAACAGGTTCTGGCCTGTGCCAGCCCCATGTTGCGCGACATGATCCGTAATGCCTCAAAAACGGGTGGAGCCGACTGGGCTGCTGTTGTCGAGGCGGCAAAACTGGCGGCGGGGTATCTGGGGATTTCCGCCCCTGCCTGGCAAGACGCCCGCGACAGGTTGGGAGCAAGTGCGGCCGCAACAATTGTTGTGATTGCCGAGCGCAGAAGCACAGATCCGAAGACAACGATCAACTCATATGGTGGGTTTGTGCGCGGCTGCGTGGCCAAAGCTCAGGTTGGCGATCTGCATCTTCACAAGTCCGTTTTTGGGCTGCTCGGCAAGGGAAATCTTGATGAATAGGCCCGTCACAAAAATGGGGCGTTGCCCCCGATCGCTGTCTAGGACAAGGGAGCTGAAGCTCCTCGGCCCTCCCGCCTCCCCCGGTTTGAATGGCGGGAAAATGAACCGATCTGATCAATGTTCGAAAATGAGATCAAATCTTTGCTTTGAAATATAAATTTGGAGAATTTTACAGTGCAGGCCAATAATCTTGCCGACCAGCTTTGTGCAATCAGCGCCGCTTTAGAAGATGCAGCTGTTCAAATCTATGGAGAACTCCCAGCAAATTCCGCAGCGATCTTGCTGCTTCTGCGACGAAGTTCCGCACCCTCCCTTGCATCCATCTCAAAGCAAATCGGTCTCAGCTACTCCGCAACCGTACGGCTCATTGGCTGGTTGGAAAACGGCCAACTGGTACAGCGCATGAAGCGTAAAGGCTGTCATGTACAGGTGATCCTGACGATTGATGGCAAGACAAAAGCTGACGAACTTGCCAAGGCCCGCACACAAGCCGCTGAAACACTGCTGGCAAGGCTTGATGAAAAGCAGTGCACCATGCTCTCCAAAACCTTCACTCAGATCATGACCGGCATCGACCGCCCCCCAAGCTTTGAGGATCTCGTCTCCTTAACTGCTGACCGCCCGTAACTCGTTAAAGCTCTGCACCCTTGCACCTCGATTCCCAATCCGACCCATCGCAGTCGGATGGATCATTCAAACGGAGATTTCCATGAAAAAGCTATTTGTTATTCTTGCCGCAACCATGATGCTAGCAGCATGTCAGACAACATCTGTTGTGGTCTCATCAAAACAACCGCCTCGTGTGGTGATGCAAAAGACTATCCCAGAAGCGAAAAAAGCTGTGATTGAAGAGTTCAAAAGCAGAGGCTTTAAGGTTACTCGCAGTGCCGGCACTACGGTTGTCGTGGAGCAGATCCTCACCCCAAACAGTGATGAGCGAAAACAGCACGCGTCCTACAGTGATGGTGTACCTCGTGCCCGAGCCGTCCTGCGGTTCAGCACCGTCGATGCTGGTACACAGATCACAAGTTCTTACGACATGATCATCAATCCGGGCAAAGCCAATCAGGAAAAAGTGACATTGCTGGACAGCCCTGATGGTGCGCGGCTGCAGGGGCTTTTGGAAAGCATCAAGTAACCAATTGAAGTCTGACTACGGGTGGATACAACGCCCTCAATCAAAGAGTATAAATCCTATGTCGTTTTACAAAAACTCACTGAAATACCTAGCAATTTTTGGCCTCTTCGGGGCCTTGTCCGCGTGTGTTGTTCCAGAACAATATGAAGCGGATCTCTCAATTTATGGAGATGAGCTTTCAGTCGAATTCGAAGGAACGCTAAAGGAGCTGGTCAGTGTCATGAATAGCGGTGGACGCCCCATCGCACCGGATGATCCTCAACTCCAACAGCTATTGTCGGAGCTGGTCGCTGATTTTGAAAAACAACCAGGCTATACATCTGTCCAGATCACTGACACCAACCGTATTTATGTGAAATTGAGTGACACTCGGGAAATTTCGGATATTGGCTATATCTACGGCCTTCCTGCCACGCAAAGACCAAGATCGAAAGACAATTTTCTACGCATACAACATCTGAGTGATGGTGAGATCTTGATTACGTCCTCCAAATTTAAGGCCAAGGACTTAGCCGCGCTGTTGGGATCAGATTACGATCCAGACGGTGTTATTTCAATTTCGACTGACCACGAAGTTCTGGAACATAATGCAGATGAGACGCCTGGATTGTTCTCAAATGCCTACGTTTGGAATATTGATTCAGAAGATGCCTTGCTGAAAGGTGTCAAAATGCGATTGAAAATGAACTGAGTTGATTGATAGAGAACATTGCAGCATCAACACAGACATGGCTGGTGATGCTGCAATGTCATTGTAGGACCTAATACAAGCCGGGGCTGGACAATGTGCAGCAAAGCCGGAGATTGGTTTGCCCTTAGGGCGCAGGCATTTTGTATTTGAGCAAGAAGACCACACGGATGAAAAAACACAACCAACTGAGCGGCGAGCAAAAGTATCAGGCCTTCGTGGACCTCATGCGAGCTGATACGACTGACCAGGAGGTCGCAGAGCGGTATTCTATAACCGTAAACCAGCTGCAGTTTCTCTCAAAGGAGTTGAAGAAGGTGCTGCGTGAACACCTCAACGTTTCTTCCCAAAAAGCAGTCACTGCCCCAAAGTTTTCCGACCTAGACTGTGATGTGTGGGAGGACTTTCGTAAGGGAGAGTTGCCAGAAGAAGAGATTGACAAGCAGGCCAAACGGCAATGGAAAGCTGCGTTAAAGTCAGGGCGCCTTTCTACTGACAGTTCTAAAGCCAACTTTGCCGATGACTGGATCTTGATTGAAGTGGAAGATAACGGTGCAGCCGTGTTTGAGCACAAGGACAATGGTGACCACTTGCCACGCAGCAAAAAAGAGGCTGAGCGCTATGTGGTAGGTCCTACCTGTCAATGAGCGTTCAAAAGTGACCCGGCGAGTATGGGGTGTATCCCCGCAAATGGGCATTGAAATATAAGCATAATTTCATTACAGAAGACCAGCGCGAAGCAATCTAGTTTTGCAATATGTTTCGCGTAGCCACCAACATGGTATGTTCGATATATTGCATCTTGTTCTTGCTTGCTGGTATCAGGCCCAGTGTGAGCGGCGCTGGGATTTTGGCCACGCCTGACTTTGAGTGTAAGAGCAACACAAACGATCATTTGCGCAACATGATGACAACCTTAGCTTAAACAGTCATTTATTGTGAATGCAAACCTGTTGCAAAGCCAGTTTTTAAGGCAACAGGTTTATGCATCGCATGACATCCACCAGAGGATTGAGACGACCAAAACGATACGGAAACATCAGCTAGTGGCCGTTTTCGCAGCGACGTTCACACCGGGCCTTTATGTGTTTTAGAGATTGAAAAACATCATACTGTTTTGCGTTTCATCACGCCCACTTTGCACCTGCTCTGGCGCCTCCATCTTGCTTTGCATTCCAAATGCCGTCAGTTTCGCCATCAAGTCACTCATATTCTCAAGCAAGTTCCCAAGCTGTTGTGCATCCAACACACTCGCAGGCATGGCGCATTCCAAATACACCAAGCCTTCCTCTATGCTGATGTAGGAGTATCCCATTAAATCACGCTCCCGGTTCAGGCCTAGCCAGAAAGCATAGTCATCGTTAGACAGGATCCTGCAATCAACGATACCTGAGAATGTGAGGGCATCCCTGTCTGGGTAATGGTCAAGTTGCCAGACAGTCCCGTTTTGGTCAGTAAGTTTCAAGGCATGCTGTTTGTCCAGCACTAGCGTAAGGCCCCATTTCTCACCAATTTGCGTGAGAGCGGATTCAAGTTGGTGTGCCATGTCTTCTTACATCTCTCACTTCAAGCAGGTTCACGCATAATCACCAGTTGGTGACTTACGTTCGAAAACAGCCTGTGCGCGCTCAAAGCTCAGATTCTGGATTGACGGAAAGGTGTCTTGCAGAGGTTCCTTGGCATAGTCAGTCCAGGATTCCTTGTCATTTCCGAACAGCCCAACTGCATAGTGGAGATACTGAACAGCTTCCTCTGGAGTCTCAGGGGCACGACTTGCCGGATTCTTTGCATACTCGGCAGCACCCACATCAGTGGAGGCTTCAAGGCGTTGATGCAGATCAGCAGCCGCGCCCTTATCAAAACTGTGCTTTTGGGAATCAATGACCTTCCCTGTCCATTCTTTCAGATCAGAAACCATCGATTGTAGGCAGAAGTTCTCACTATACATATCGCGCGCGGTATGTGCTTTCAGAAAGGAATGCATATTATCTCTGCGAGAAAGCACGTTGATGAGGCCATCAGGCGCGGACTTAAAGCCCTTTCCGGTTTTAACAATGTCTTTCAAAGCAGGAGATTCTTCGATCTTGATCATCAGGACGTTTAGTTTTTCAGTCGTTCGTTCAAATGCACCAGCCATCAGTGCTCTGGAACCACCATGTCCGGTTTCAATCAGATCAATGAGGTCATTTACGAGTTCCCGCTTAGCTTCCCTGCGCTCTTCTATACGACTCTTGACGGTTTGAGTTTCAGAGGCGTCATTGGCTTTGGACGGAAAGCTCTGTTGATAAGACTGGGAAGGTCGTAATTGATCTTCCACTGGTTTTCTGAGTTGATCTACGCTCTCAACTGAACGGAATGCACCACTTGCGGGCTCCTTGGATGCCTTCGCGATATCAGAGTTGGGGGTTATATTAAAAGTACCACCTGCAGAACTTGAGGCCGACGTAATATCCATCTGGGTTACCTTCCAAGGCAAATTTAAAAGTCATTCGGAGGAATAACGTGCCCTGCGCCTCTAGGGTGTGCCGGATATAACGCAGCTCCACCGTTTTGGACGTTTGATCTTTAAAGCCCTCAAGCCATGCGGTGTATTTGGAGAGCACCAAAAAGTGTGGGGCAATCAGGCGGCGAGTTTATCAAACGCTTGATCTTGCGTTTCAGATTTCATGCCGGGATACTATTGTTCAATCTACTGCCTGAGCGTCCCGTCCGGCGCCCGGGTGCAGGTTTACAGCAAGATGTGGGTATGCGTTAAACAAGCTGTTCCGCAAT contains these protein-coding regions:
- the repC gene encoding plasmid replication protein RepC; the encoded protein is MPEQPARLFGIGNTSRQQNEMAEKAAKDFKGLPEGVSHWDVLSLLKRARLAMNLTGALISYLEFLMGFTRLQDWQSGSSPIVYLTVSATASRRGISERQVLNIERALNALGLLCWHDSGNKRRYGHRSPSGELKEAYGVNLAPLAALYDRLLDLVEGQEQRALIWKQEKAVVQIHKRVLRERLTLNPSHAAADQVMSLLKSLPKRIEARVTITQLVQWSQQMKALIEAFEKPAAPEGEAASNETSAAHPCEVEPKPMKDQKSALGGKKTPGRSELKFRHINTNNTKQTLSNERSNRRALPHGNDLKVLLAANAEMAFEKVARESTAPAGQHLKELEGMSARGPLPSPLSPSGQETFCNSGIEHITLKQVLACASPMLRDMIRNASKTGGADWAAVVEAAKLAAGYLGISAPAWQDARDRLGASAAATIVVIAERRSTDPKTTINSYGGFVRGCVAKAQVGDLHLHKSVFGLLGKGNLDE